AACGGGCGACCGCTTCATGAGCCTGTGCAAGAGCGGTCAGATACAGAATTGCTGTCATCCGAACGCGCTGATGACGCTTGCGGAATACCTTATCGACTATGCAGGGGAAGATACGAAAGATATGGGATTTGCACTGATTGAGCGTGAACTGGAGAAGATCCCCAGGGATAAGACCAGAGTAATTGCCAGACAGCATATAAAAGATATCATGGAATCAAACCGCCGTGATTTCCGCTTTTAACAGTAGGGGGTGCTGACAGATGGGATTGCAGGATCAGGTCTCTGCCGAGAGGATTCATATCGGATTTTTCGGAATCAGAAATGCCGGCAAATCGAGCGTTGTCAATGCGGTGACCGGACAGAAGCTGGCGCTCGTATCAGATATAAAGGGGACGACGACAGACCCCGTGAAAAAGGCGATGGAGCTGCTGCCGCTCGGTCCGGTTGTGATCATTGACACACCGGGGATAGACGATGAGGGAAAACTGGGAAAAATGAGAGTCAAACGTGCGCTGCAGATGCTGAATCAGACGGATATTGCAGTGCTTGTTGTTGACGGCAAAATCGGGATGCAAAAGGCAGACCGCAAGTTGGTTTCTCTGTTCGAGACGAAGGAGATTCCGTATCTTATCGTGTATAACAAATCAGACCTTTGCGATGCTCTGCCCGCTGCAGGAGAAAATGAAATATACGTGAGCGCTGTGAATGGGGAGAATATCCATGAGCTGAAGGAGATGATCGCGCGCTTTGCAGTGAAGGAAGAGCACGCCCGTTATCTCGTGGCAGACCTTCTTTCAGAAGGCGATACGGTCGTTCTCGTCGTTCCGATCGATTCTGCGGCGCCAAAAGGACGTCTGATCCTGCCGCAGCAGCAGACGATACGCGAGATCCTCGATGCCGGTGCTTCGGCTGTTATCACGCGGGAAAAGGAATTTTCGCGGACACTCGCTTCTCTTGGAAGGAGCCCAAGGCTTGTGATCACAGACTCCCAGGTGTTTGTGCAGGTAGAGCGAGAGACGCCTGACGAGATACTGCTGACTTCATTTTCCATACTCTTTGCGCGTTATAAGGGAAACCTGAAAGAAGCCGTGCGCGGAGCGGCCATACTGGACAGGCTGCAGGACGGGGATACGGTGCTTATCTCGGAAGGATGTACACATCACCGCCAGTGTGATGATATCGGAACCGTAAAGATGCCGAAATGGGTCAGAGCTTATACGGGAAAGAAGATTCATTTTGCGTTTACCTCCGGGGGAGAGTTCCCGGAGGAACTGTCAGAATATGCGCTGGTGATTCACTGCGGGGGCTGTATGCTGGGAGAAAAGGAGATGAGATACCGTGTACACCGCAGCATTGACTCTGGTTTGCCGATCACGAATTATGGGATTGCCATCGCGCAGATGCATGGCATTTTGCAGCGTGCGATTGCGCCGTTCATCAGAGAATAAAAAAGAAAATCCAAAACAACGGGGGGTGATGCAACACCCCCCGTTTATGTATCGGAACACATGAAAAAAGGCTAATTCCGTAGCTCTTTTATCTGACGGTGGTACTGTCTCAAATACAGGATGAATGATATGATCATGGCAAGGATGCATGCAAGGATCAGCAGACTGACAAAGTAAGACGGAATATCATGGAACAAGAGCAAAACCAACATGGCGGCGTCCAGAAGCGCCGTGCATATTTTCCCATGCATCTTTGCACCTTCCGTCGGAACTCCCCGTCTGATCAGATACAGCCCCAGGACGCCCATGACAGCCTCCTTGATCAGAAAAACGGCCAGCAATACGGCAACGGCAGGATAGCGGAATGTAAAACTCAGTGCCAGCGCCCCCTGTGTGATCTTGTCTGCGATGGGGTCCAGTATCTTTCCGAAATCTGTAACCATATCAAAACGTCTTGCAATCTTTCCATCCAGAAAATCTGATAGAAAAGAGAGAAAAATGATAAAAACAGCCAGATGGTAATCGCGTTCACTCGACGCATTGACGTAAACATACAGATAAACGGGAAGGAGCAGGATCCGAAAATAGCCAAGCAGATTGGGAATTGATAAATATTCTTTTGTAACATTCTTTTTCATCGTAAACTATTCCTCCTCACCCAGGGTATGCTTTAAAAAGTGATAGATTTCCAGGGCAGCATCCGGATGACTGTGCACAGACTGACAGTGCAGCATATGAGAGATCCGGTCCGGTTGCTTTAATAATTGCAGACCT
The Ruminococcus gauvreauii genome window above contains:
- the hydF gene encoding [FeFe] hydrogenase H-cluster maturation GTPase HydF; this translates as MGLQDQVSAERIHIGFFGIRNAGKSSVVNAVTGQKLALVSDIKGTTTDPVKKAMELLPLGPVVIIDTPGIDDEGKLGKMRVKRALQMLNQTDIAVLVVDGKIGMQKADRKLVSLFETKEIPYLIVYNKSDLCDALPAAGENEIYVSAVNGENIHELKEMIARFAVKEEHARYLVADLLSEGDTVVLVVPIDSAAPKGRLILPQQQTIREILDAGASAVITREKEFSRTLASLGRSPRLVITDSQVFVQVERETPDEILLTSFSILFARYKGNLKEAVRGAAILDRLQDGDTVLISEGCTHHRQCDDIGTVKMPKWVRAYTGKKIHFAFTSGGEFPEELSEYALVIHCGGCMLGEKEMRYRVHRSIDSGLPITNYGIAIAQMHGILQRAIAPFIRE
- a CDS encoding CDP-alcohol phosphatidyltransferase family protein, encoding MKKNVTKEYLSIPNLLGYFRILLLPVYLYVYVNASSERDYHLAVFIIFLSFLSDFLDGKIARRFDMVTDFGKILDPIADKITQGALALSFTFRYPAVAVLLAVFLIKEAVMGVLGLYLIRRGVPTEGAKMHGKICTALLDAAMLVLLLFHDIPSYFVSLLILACILAMIISFILYLRQYHRQIKELRN